A DNA window from Fusobacterium sp. FSA-380-WT-3A contains the following coding sequences:
- a CDS encoding transcription antiterminator: MLGSKGNNILRNLCNNQGKGTIKKLSTELEISERSIRYELEKIDDYLKSIKMKPLKREFGGNIYFEEYKIFLENQIIVEESNLDTAERREYLSFICVFDEKINLTKASEILDVSRTTIRNDIRDIKEELSKNNLKLKISQQEGLILSGEEIDIRKQQLKFLCKYSNFIFYSNPEFKNKKETIVEEYIKCIDINIIKNFINYIQKILDKIISDEAYNIIAIYLIIAIIRIKQGKLLTKIPNKQFLKETDEYDTILKAKSILESSYDIILEENEILQITDYFLGSHTYNFNKSYYRNWIEIDILVKKFIDNFNKKIDVDISKDKLLLEGILNHIKPTIYRLKNKIKLENSIYLEVLNSYPTIFYNTKNAVKEIEEYTNLEFSNDEIAFLAIYFKSAIDRNRYKSKNLKKVLVVCGYGYGTSSLLVQQLKEIYTIKIVDTIPRHLLEKTIKKENVDLIISTVEIENDINIPVVKVKSILTQEDINNIDKYSLSKQRKRYMLSELMSIIEENCEIRDREELIKGLNIYFEQRLINDTEGNEYKISDFLKEKNILLNQEAENWEEAVKISGQILVDNKITTEKYIDSMVENVKRFGSYIVIGENIAIPHAQKDESVLKTGMGLVVLKKPVIFPGDRKVQILLSFSSKDDKEHLNALTDLIELISNYNFIENMLKVKTIKQALKYINFQK; this comes from the coding sequence GTGTTAGGGTCAAAGGGAAATAATATCCTTAGAAACTTGTGCAACAATCAAGGAAAAGGAACTATAAAAAAACTTTCTACTGAATTAGAAATTTCTGAAAGAAGTATAAGGTACGAACTTGAAAAAATAGATGATTATTTAAAAAGTATAAAGATGAAACCTTTAAAAAGAGAGTTTGGTGGAAATATATATTTTGAAGAATACAAAATTTTTCTTGAAAATCAAATAATAGTAGAAGAAAGTAATTTAGATACAGCTGAAAGAAGAGAATATTTATCTTTTATTTGTGTATTTGATGAAAAAATAAATCTGACAAAAGCTAGTGAAATTTTAGATGTAAGTAGAACTACAATCAGAAATGATATAAGGGATATTAAAGAGGAATTGTCAAAAAATAATTTAAAATTAAAAATTTCTCAACAAGAGGGTTTAATTTTATCTGGTGAAGAGATTGATATAAGAAAGCAACAATTAAAATTTTTATGTAAATATTCTAATTTTATTTTCTATTCTAATCCAGAATTTAAAAATAAAAAAGAAACAATAGTAGAAGAATATATAAAATGTATAGATATAAATATTATAAAAAATTTCATTAATTATATTCAAAAAATATTAGATAAAATAATTTCAGATGAGGCTTATAATATAATAGCTATTTATCTAATTATAGCTATAATAAGAATAAAACAGGGAAAATTATTAACAAAAATTCCCAATAAACAATTTTTAAAAGAAACTGATGAGTATGATACTATTTTAAAAGCAAAAAGTATTTTAGAATCTTCTTATGATATTATTTTGGAAGAAAATGAAATTTTACAAATAACAGATTATTTTTTAGGAAGTCATACTTATAATTTTAATAAATCATATTATAGAAATTGGATAGAGATTGATATTTTGGTAAAAAAATTTATAGATAATTTTAATAAAAAAATAGATGTGGACATATCTAAAGATAAATTGTTACTTGAAGGAATATTAAATCATATAAAACCTACAATCTATAGATTAAAAAATAAAATTAAATTAGAAAACTCAATATATTTAGAAGTTTTAAATAGTTATCCAACTATATTTTATAATACTAAAAATGCTGTAAAAGAGATAGAGGAATATACAAACTTAGAATTTTCAAATGATGAAATTGCTTTTTTAGCTATCTATTTTAAATCTGCTATTGATAGAAACAGATATAAAAGTAAAAATTTGAAAAAAGTTTTAGTTGTATGTGGTTATGGATATGGAACTTCGAGCCTACTTGTTCAACAACTTAAAGAGATATATACAATAAAAATTGTAGATACAATACCAAGACATCTTTTAGAAAAAACTATAAAAAAAGAAAATGTAGATTTAATAATAAGCACAGTAGAGATAGAAAATGATATCAATATCCCTGTTGTAAAAGTAAAATCTATCTTGACTCAAGAAGATATAAATAATATAGATAAATATTCATTATCAAAGCAAAGAAAAAGATATATGCTTTCTGAATTGATGAGTATAATAGAAGAAAATTGTGAGATTAGAGATAGAGAAGAGTTAATAAAAGGTTTAAATATATATTTTGAACAAAGACTTATAAATGATACAGAGGGAAATGAGTATAAAATTTCAGATTTCTTAAAAGAAAAAAATATTTTATTAAATCAAGAAGCTGAGAATTGGGAAGAGGCTGTAAAAATTTCTGGACAAATTTTGGTAGATAACAAAATTACAACAGAAAAGTATATAGATTCTATGGTAGAAAATGTTAAAAGGTTTGGTTCATATATAGTTATAGGAGAAAATATAGCTATTCCTCATGCTCAAAAAGATGAAAGTGTATTAAAAACAGGAATGGGGCTTGTGGTTTTGAAAAAACCAGTAATTTTTCCAGGAGATAGAAAGGTACAAATATTGTTATCTTTTTCTTCAAAAGATGATAAAGAGCATTTAAATGCTTTAACAGATTTAATAGAATTAATTTCAAATTATAATTTTATAGAAAATATGTTAAAAGTAAAAACTATAAAACAAGCATTAAAATATATTAATTTTCAAAAATAA
- a CDS encoding metallophosphoesterase, with translation MGKTFVIADTHFGDASIIRAIGRPFDSIEEMDNFMIERWNSVVSKDDDVIVAGDFLALPKENKKEYVFDILSKLNFKNLELVMGNHDTEELIKIMKSFSENIDIYKYPIVKDEFWIISHHPMFVNERTVWVNVFGHVHNNPTYRDVSTRSICVSTERLDYTPIEWEKVKELVVIESKKDLEKFRKNR, from the coding sequence ATGGGAAAAACTTTTGTAATAGCTGATACACATTTTGGAGATGCATCTATAATAAGAGCAATAGGAAGACCATTTGATTCAATAGAAGAAATGGATAACTTTATGATAGAGAGATGGAATAGTGTAGTATCAAAAGATGATGATGTTATTGTAGCAGGAGATTTTTTAGCTCTTCCTAAAGAAAATAAAAAAGAGTATGTTTTTGATATATTATCAAAACTTAATTTTAAAAATTTAGAACTTGTAATGGGAAATCATGATACAGAAGAATTAATAAAAATAATGAAAAGTTTTTCTGAAAATATTGATATATATAAATATCCAATAGTTAAAGATGAGTTTTGGATAATTAGTCATCATCCAATGTTTGTAAATGAAAGAACAGTTTGGGTAAATGTTTTTGGACATGTACATAATAACCCTACTTATAGAGATGTAAGTACAAGAAGTATTTGTGTGAGCACAGAAAGACTTGATTATACACCTATAGAGTGGGAAAAAGTAAAAGAATTAGTAGTAATTGAATCAAAAAAAGATTTAGAAAAGTTTAGAAAGAATAGATAA
- a CDS encoding PTS ascorbate transporter subunit IIC, whose protein sequence is MLKLLVDILSVPAILVGLISLVGLLCQKKNFSDTVKGTIKTILGFIVLTGGAGILVGGLTPFGQMFEVGFKVQGIVPNNEAIVALAMQKFGTATALIMTFGMLANIIIARITKLKYIFLTGHHTFYMACMIGVILAVAGFEGAMLVFVGSVVLGFAMAFFPALAQPTMRKITGSDDVAFGHFGTVGYVLSAKIGQLVGKGSKSTEEMNLPKNLTFLRDSSISISLTMLILYLITAFAAGREYVETTLSNGQNFIIYSVLQAITFAAGVFVVLQGVRLILAEIVPAFTGISQKIVPNAKPAIDCPVVFPYAPNAVLIGFLCSFLGGIVGLFILGALNWVLIIPGVIPHFFCGATAGVFGNATGGKRGAVIGSFIHGVFITFVPVVLLPILGELGFANTTFSDADFGVVGALLGVLAGNFNKYIILVVFAVFIALAFVFPRDKKEN, encoded by the coding sequence ATGTTAAAATTATTAGTTGATATCCTAAGTGTACCAGCTATACTTGTAGGATTAATTTCATTGGTTGGATTATTATGTCAAAAGAAAAACTTTTCTGATACAGTAAAAGGAACTATTAAAACAATATTAGGATTTATAGTTCTTACAGGAGGAGCTGGAATCCTTGTAGGAGGACTTACTCCATTTGGTCAAATGTTTGAAGTTGGATTTAAAGTTCAAGGAATTGTTCCTAACAACGAAGCAATCGTTGCTTTAGCAATGCAAAAATTTGGAACAGCTACAGCTTTAATTATGACTTTTGGTATGTTAGCTAATATTATAATAGCTAGAATTACAAAATTAAAATATATATTCTTAACAGGGCACCATACATTCTATATGGCTTGTATGATAGGAGTTATATTAGCAGTAGCAGGATTTGAAGGAGCAATGTTAGTATTTGTTGGTTCTGTTGTTTTAGGATTTGCTATGGCTTTCTTCCCAGCTCTAGCTCAACCAACAATGAGAAAAATAACTGGTTCTGATGATGTAGCTTTTGGACACTTTGGAACTGTCGGATATGTTCTATCAGCTAAAATTGGTCAATTAGTAGGAAAAGGTTCAAAATCTACAGAAGAAATGAATCTTCCTAAAAACTTAACATTCTTAAGAGATAGTTCAATTTCAATTTCTTTAACAATGTTAATATTATATTTAATCACAGCTTTTGCTGCTGGTAGAGAATATGTAGAAACAACTTTAAGTAATGGACAAAACTTTATAATCTATTCTGTACTTCAAGCTATAACATTCGCTGCTGGAGTATTCGTAGTATTACAAGGTGTAAGATTAATTCTTGCTGAAATAGTTCCAGCATTTACAGGAATTTCTCAAAAAATAGTTCCAAATGCTAAACCAGCTATTGACTGTCCAGTTGTATTCCCTTATGCACCTAACGCTGTATTAATTGGATTCTTATGTAGTTTCTTAGGAGGAATTGTTGGATTATTTATTTTAGGAGCTTTAAACTGGGTATTAATCATACCAGGAGTTATTCCTCACTTCTTCTGTGGAGCAACAGCTGGAGTATTTGGAAATGCTACTGGAGGAAAAAGAGGAGCTGTTATTGGTTCATTTATCCATGGAGTATTTATAACATTTGTTCCTGTAGTATTACTTCCAATATTAGGAGAGTTAGGATTTGCTAATACAACATTCTCTGATGCTGACTTTGGAGTTGTTGGAGCACTTTTAGGAGTACTAGCTGGAAACTTTAATAAATATATAATTCTTGTGGTATTTGCTGTATTTATAGCTTTAGCATTTGTTTTCCCAAGAGATAAAAAAGAAAATTAA
- a CDS encoding response regulator transcription factor: MRILVVEDEKDLNRIICKKLKVEGYSVDCCYDGEEAFDYINGTNYDIIIMDIMMPKKNGYEVLKEMRENKNNTPVLFLTAKDTIEDKVIGLDLGADDYLVKPFYFEELMARIRVLIRRKHGNIINELKVADLVLNINTHIVKRGDKEIELSSKEFSILEYMMQNVGIVLSREKLEEHIWNYDYQGASNMIDVYIRYLRVKIDKDFETKLIHTVRGVGYVIKDKEL, from the coding sequence ATGAGAATATTAGTAGTTGAAGATGAAAAAGATTTGAATAGAATAATATGTAAAAAATTAAAAGTAGAGGGATATAGTGTAGACTGTTGTTATGATGGAGAGGAAGCTTTTGATTATATAAATGGAACTAACTATGATATTATTATTATGGATATAATGATGCCAAAGAAAAATGGATATGAAGTATTAAAAGAGATGAGAGAAAATAAAAACAATACTCCTGTACTTTTTTTGACAGCTAAAGATACAATAGAAGATAAAGTTATTGGATTAGATTTAGGAGCTGATGATTATCTTGTAAAACCTTTTTATTTTGAAGAACTTATGGCAAGAATAAGAGTTCTTATTAGAAGAAAACATGGAAATATAATCAATGAATTAAAGGTAGCTGATTTAGTATTAAATATTAATACTCACATAGTAAAAAGAGGAGATAAAGAGATAGAATTATCTTCAAAAGAATTTTCTATATTGGAATATATGATGCAAAATGTAGGGATTGTTTTAAGTAGAGAAAAATTAGAAGAACATATTTGGAATTATGATTATCAAGGGGCTTCAAATATGATAGATGTCTATATTAGATATTTGAGAGTAAAGATAGATAAAGATTTTGAAACAAAACTTATACATACAGTAAGAGGGGTAGGGTATGTAATAAAGGATAAGGAGTTATAG
- a CDS encoding HAMP domain-containing sensor histidine kinase produces the protein MKKINLSIKTKITLWYTFFMVGIVSIILGILVEFTDMTLLSNQKNQLMEVVEEVVEDIEEKENFDFFDDGVFVIIYNKDGKYINGSIPHDFPINIPLKNGTVEKLENKFYYYDREIKLSTDETYWVRGVISDIEINNLTQKILIGAFIFLPFLVIISTYIGYFITKKAFYPVKKIQETAQNISENNELSLRIGLSDGKDEISKLANTIDDMLEKLEKSFLKEKQFTSDASHELRTPISVILAESEYILEHGESLEEARESMEVINRQVKKMSGLINQLLLFTRMDRENLKLNLEKIDILKILEELKKDNELEAKEKNISLKIENNLKNNFQNIDKILFIRAIQNIIQNGINYGKENGYIKIKLLENQEYFKIEFEDNGIGIKKENIEKIWNRFYQEDESRNNKGSMGLGLPMVKWIVEKHRGYVEVESIKGVGSTFKLFFKKI, from the coding sequence ATGAAAAAAATAAATTTAAGTATAAAAACCAAAATAACTTTGTGGTATACTTTTTTTATGGTAGGAATAGTAAGTATAATATTGGGAATTTTGGTAGAATTTACAGATATGACTTTATTGAGTAATCAAAAAAATCAACTTATGGAAGTAGTAGAAGAAGTTGTAGAGGATATAGAAGAAAAAGAAAATTTTGATTTTTTTGATGATGGAGTTTTTGTAATAATCTATAATAAAGATGGAAAATATATAAATGGAAGTATCCCCCATGATTTTCCCATAAATATTCCCTTAAAAAATGGAACAGTAGAAAAATTAGAGAATAAATTTTATTATTATGATAGGGAAATAAAATTATCAACAGATGAAACTTATTGGGTAAGAGGGGTAATTTCAGACATAGAGATAAATAATCTAACTCAAAAAATTTTAATAGGAGCTTTTATTTTCTTACCATTTTTAGTTATTATTTCTACATATATAGGATATTTTATTACTAAAAAAGCCTTTTATCCTGTTAAGAAAATTCAAGAAACTGCTCAAAATATTTCAGAAAATAATGAACTTTCTCTTAGAATTGGATTATCAGATGGAAAAGATGAGATTTCAAAATTGGCTAATACAATAGATGATATGTTAGAAAAATTGGAGAAAAGTTTTTTAAAAGAAAAACAGTTTACTTCAGATGCTTCTCATGAATTAAGAACACCAATATCTGTAATATTAGCTGAAAGTGAATATATATTAGAGCATGGTGAAAGTTTAGAAGAAGCAAGGGAATCTATGGAAGTTATAAATAGACAGGTGAAAAAGATGTCTGGACTTATAAATCAATTATTACTTTTTACAAGAATGGATAGAGAAAATTTAAAATTAAATTTGGAAAAAATAGATATTTTAAAAATACTAGAAGAATTAAAAAAGGATAATGAATTAGAAGCAAAAGAAAAAAATATTTCTTTAAAAATCGAAAATAATTTAAAAAATAATTTTCAAAATATTGATAAAATTTTATTTATAAGAGCAATACAAAATATAATTCAAAATGGAATAAATTATGGAAAAGAAAATGGATATATAAAAATAAAATTATTAGAAAATCAAGAATATTTTAAAATAGAGTTTGAAGATAATGGAATAGGAATAAAAAAAGAGAATATAGAAAAAATTTGGAATAGATTTTATCAAGAAGATGAATCAAGAAATAATAAGGGAAGTATGGGACTTGGACTTCCAATGGTGAAATGGATAGTAGAAAAGCATAGAGGATATGTAGAAGTAGAAAGCATAAAGGGAGTTGGAAGCACATTTAAATTATTTTTTAAAAAAATTTAA
- a CDS encoding HAD family hydrolase gives MKLVVSDLDGTLFYKLNEVGDYTVETIQKLIDKNIEFAVASGRGKQGVDFLLNKLQRDVYLICNNGATIFDKEGNCIYEQVIPKELSIKILKTIRENGLFFSSFYNENFYHHKDDPEDYTNRRKTFKRNVLEKIEDTPPLNKIIITEDEETIISINKILREKYEKDVEITISDPKCIDIVPKNCSKGNGIKIITEILNIPIEETMAFGDGENDLDMLRKVGYPVVMENAQEILKKEIKNVALPNSEEGVAKYLEKYFNL, from the coding sequence ATGAAATTAGTCGTATCAGACTTAGATGGAACACTTTTTTATAAATTAAATGAAGTTGGAGATTACACAGTAGAAACAATACAAAAATTAATTGATAAAAATATAGAATTTGCTGTAGCTTCAGGAAGAGGAAAACAAGGGGTAGATTTTTTATTAAATAAATTACAAAGAGATGTGTATTTAATTTGTAATAATGGAGCAACTATTTTTGATAAAGAGGGAAACTGTATATATGAGCAAGTAATCCCAAAAGAATTATCAATTAAAATATTAAAAACAATAAGAGAAAATGGATTATTTTTTAGTTCTTTTTATAATGAAAATTTTTATCATCATAAAGATGACCCAGAAGATTATACAAATAGAAGAAAAACTTTTAAAAGAAATGTTTTAGAAAAAATAGAGGATACACCTCCTCTTAATAAAATAATCATAACAGAAGATGAAGAGACAATAATTTCTATTAACAAAATATTAAGAGAAAAATATGAAAAAGATGTAGAGATAACTATTTCAGACCCAAAATGTATAGATATAGTTCCAAAAAATTGTAGTAAAGGAAATGGAATAAAGATAATAACAGAGATTTTAAATATTCCTATTGAAGAGACTATGGCTTTTGGAGATGGGGAAAATGATTTGGATATGCTCAGAAAAGTTGGTTATCCTGTAGTAATGGAAAATGCACAGGAAATATTGAAAAAAGAGATAAAAAATGTGGCCTTACCTAATAGTGAAGAGGGAGTGGCTAAATATTTAGAGAAATATTTTAATTTATAG
- a CDS encoding PTS sugar transporter subunit IIA, producing MGIKKILDGNIQVVDNIDSWEKAIEVGANPLIEKGKIKYGYVEGIIQNIKTLGPYVILIPGVAMPHARPDENVLESSLALLKINEGVKFTEDTDKVYLMFILAAKNSDSHIEIIEKLTDVLGDDEKIEKLIESKTLEEIINNL from the coding sequence ATGGGAATAAAAAAAATATTAGATGGAAATATCCAAGTTGTAGATAATATTGATTCCTGGGAAAAAGCCATAGAGGTAGGAGCTAATCCTCTAATAGAAAAGGGAAAAATAAAATATGGATATGTAGAAGGAATAATCCAAAATATAAAAACTTTAGGGCCATATGTAATATTAATACCTGGTGTGGCTATGCCTCATGCTAGACCTGATGAAAATGTTTTGGAAAGTTCTTTAGCACTTTTAAAAATAAATGAAGGAGTAAAATTTACAGAGGATACAGATAAAGTTTACTTAATGTTTATTTTAGCAGCTAAAAACAGTGATTCTCATATTGAGATTATAGAAAAATTAACAGATGTTCTTGGGGATGATGAGAAAATAGAAAAGCTTATAGAATCAAAAACATTGGAAGAAATAATAAATAATTTATAA
- a CDS encoding transketolase: MERYVEMKKFSNKIRKETLKMLLHRGFGHLGGAMSIVETLSVLYTNMKIDPKNPKMEDRDFLVLSKGHAGPALYSTLALKGYFDLEVLNTLNNNGTILPSHPDRNLTPGIDMTTGSLGQGISVATGVAIGLKRKNSERKVYCIVGDGELNEGQCWEAIQFAAHNKLDNFTLFIDDNKKQLDGTTEEICNPFDYVKKMESFGYHTVKVNGADVEAIDKAVNEKVEGAPKCIVLDTVKGQGVKYFEELKANHHIRFNDEMKEILKVEIEKLEAAE, translated from the coding sequence ATGGAAAGATATGTAGAAATGAAAAAATTTAGTAATAAAATAAGAAAAGAAACATTGAAAATGTTGTTACATAGAGGATTTGGACATTTAGGTGGAGCTATGTCAATAGTAGAAACTTTATCTGTTCTTTATACAAATATGAAGATAGACCCAAAAAATCCTAAGATGGAAGATAGAGATTTCTTAGTATTATCAAAAGGACATGCTGGACCAGCTCTATATTCAACATTAGCTTTAAAAGGATATTTTGATTTAGAAGTATTAAATACACTAAATAACAATGGAACTATATTACCAAGTCATCCAGATAGAAATCTTACTCCTGGAATAGACATGACAACAGGTTCTTTAGGGCAAGGAATTTCTGTGGCTACAGGAGTAGCTATTGGATTAAAAAGAAAAAATAGTGAAAGAAAAGTTTATTGTATAGTTGGAGATGGAGAATTAAATGAAGGACAATGTTGGGAGGCTATTCAATTTGCTGCTCACAACAAATTAGATAACTTTACATTATTTATAGATGATAATAAAAAACAATTAGATGGAACAACAGAAGAAATTTGTAATCCATTTGATTATGTTAAAAAGATGGAAAGTTTTGGATATCATACTGTAAAAGTAAATGGAGCAGATGTAGAGGCTATCGATAAAGCTGTAAATGAAAAAGTAGAAGGAGCTCCAAAATGTATTGTACTTGATACAGTAAAAGGTCAAGGAGTTAAATATTTTGAAGAATTAAAAGCAAATCATCACATTAGATTTAATGATGAAATGAAAGAAATTTTAAAAGTAGAAATAGAAAAATTAGAGGCTGCTGAATAG
- a CDS encoding transketolase family protein codes for MAKYELENVELRKAYSTTLVEMINEDKRVFVLESDLAEAISTNSIAKSNKENYINCGIMEANMVGVASGLSLVGDIPFIHTFSPFATRRMFDQVFLSGAYAKTNIKILGSDPGIYTQHNGGTHTSFEDIALMRTIPTATVMSITDTTMMKNILRQIKDIYGIHYLSAVRKGSYKIYNDDETFEIGKGKVLREGKDVTIVACGIMVVEALKAADMLLEEGIEATVIDMFTIKPIDKDLIIKYSKQTKGFVTAENHNIIGGLGSAVAEVLVENNPVPMRRVGVEDRFGQVGTLDYLREEYKLTAEEIVKKAKELL; via the coding sequence ATGGCAAAATATGAATTAGAGAACGTAGAATTAAGAAAAGCATATAGTACAACATTAGTTGAAATGATAAATGAAGATAAAAGAGTATTTGTTCTTGAATCAGATTTAGCAGAAGCAATTTCAACAAATTCAATAGCAAAATCTAATAAAGAAAACTATATAAACTGTGGAATAATGGAAGCTAATATGGTTGGAGTGGCTAGTGGACTTTCTTTAGTAGGAGATATTCCTTTTATTCATACATTCAGTCCATTTGCTACAAGAAGAATGTTTGACCAAGTTTTCTTATCAGGAGCTTATGCAAAAACAAATATAAAAATATTAGGTTCTGACCCTGGAATATATACACAACATAATGGTGGTACTCATACTTCTTTTGAAGATATTGCTTTAATGAGAACAATACCAACAGCAACAGTTATGTCTATAACAGATACTACTATGATGAAAAATATCTTAAGACAAATAAAAGATATTTATGGAATTCATTATTTAAGTGCTGTAAGAAAAGGTTCATACAAAATATATAATGATGATGAAACTTTTGAAATTGGAAAAGGAAAAGTTTTAAGAGAAGGAAAAGATGTTACAATAGTAGCTTGTGGAATAATGGTAGTAGAGGCTTTAAAAGCAGCTGACATGTTATTAGAAGAGGGAATTGAAGCTACTGTAATTGATATGTTTACAATAAAGCCAATAGACAAAGATTTAATTATAAAATATTCAAAACAAACAAAAGGATTTGTTACAGCTGAAAACCACAATATCATAGGTGGATTAGGAAGTGCTGTGGCTGAAGTATTAGTAGAAAATAATCCTGTTCCAATGAGAAGAGTAGGTGTAGAAGATAGATTTGGACAAGTTGGAACTTTAGATTATTTAAGAGAAGAATATAAATTAACAGCTGAGGAAATCGTAAAAAAAGCAAAAGAATTATTATAG
- a CDS encoding MATE family efflux transporter, whose translation MTKQELEFREGNIIKLLIKFSVPATFASLITIIYNVTDRYYIGQAVGRNGIGAIATIFPLIMLLNACGTLFAIGGGALSGIYLGKQEIDNARKILGVSFFCLLVIGLFFTSFGTIFMKEIVLFLGATENTIEYTMDYCKYFFPSMTFQILILAFSAFLRTDGRPILSMMTNFISAISNMGLDYLWVVKLSYGMKGAALATTISNVIPGIFLIIYFLRGKLLRLELKHIKGDIKTIKEIMSVGVSGFFNQSLNGVYAYALNTRLIKYGGDLAIAGMGIMTIVRNFLNTSYLGLNQGRQPILSYNWGAKNYKRVLKTFTYSLGMSIFLAIFLVFLIRYHAREIAGFFVKNDSELIEYTAKAIPIHLGMMMSTAIYLSCANYFQAVGKGMVTTKLITLRLLILTIPLTYILPLKWGVMGVLRSFPISDTIAAITAAIVVSKEIKHVRELMKNQEK comes from the coding sequence ATGACTAAACAGGAGTTAGAATTTAGAGAAGGGAATATAATAAAACTTCTTATAAAATTTTCAGTACCAGCTACCTTTGCTAGTCTTATCACCATTATATATAATGTAACAGATAGATATTATATAGGACAAGCTGTAGGAAGAAATGGAATAGGAGCCATAGCTACTATATTTCCTTTAATAATGTTATTAAATGCCTGTGGGACATTATTTGCCATAGGAGGAGGAGCTTTGTCTGGAATTTATCTTGGGAAACAAGAGATAGATAATGCTAGAAAAATTTTAGGAGTATCCTTTTTCTGTCTTTTGGTAATAGGATTATTTTTTACAAGCTTTGGAACCATATTTATGAAAGAAATAGTTTTATTTTTAGGAGCAACAGAAAATACTATTGAATATACAATGGATTATTGTAAATATTTTTTTCCTTCAATGACTTTTCAAATTCTTATTTTAGCTTTCAGTGCTTTTTTAAGGACTGATGGACGTCCAATTCTTTCAATGATGACAAATTTTATTTCAGCTATAAGTAATATGGGATTAGATTATTTGTGGGTTGTAAAATTATCATATGGAATGAAAGGGGCAGCTTTGGCCACAACAATTTCCAATGTAATTCCAGGAATATTTTTAATAATATATTTTTTAAGAGGAAAACTTTTAAGATTGGAACTTAAACATATAAAAGGAGATATAAAAACTATTAAAGAGATAATGTCTGTTGGAGTTTCAGGATTTTTTAATCAATCTTTAAATGGAGTTTATGCTTATGCTCTAAATACAAGACTTATAAAATATGGTGGAGATTTGGCTATTGCTGGTATGGGTATAATGACAATAGTTAGAAACTTTTTAAATACAAGTTATTTGGGATTAAATCAAGGAAGACAACCAATACTTTCATATAATTGGGGAGCAAAAAATTATAAAAGAGTTTTAAAAACTTTTACTTATTCTTTAGGAATGTCTATATTTTTAGCAATATTTTTAGTTTTTCTTATAAGATATCATGCTAGAGAAATAGCTGGATTTTTTGTAAAAAATGATTCTGAACTTATTGAATATACAGCAAAAGCTATACCTATTCATTTGGGAATGATGATGAGTACAGCCATTTATCTTTCTTGTGCAAATTATTTTCAAGCAGTAGGAAAAGGAATGGTCACAACAAAACTTATAACTTTAAGACTTTTAATTCTTACAATCCCATTAACTTATATATTACCTCTTAAATGGGGAGTAATGGGAGTTCTTAGAAGTTTTCCAATCTCTGACACAATAGCAGCCATAACAGCAGCTATAGTAGTAAGTAAGGAGATAAAACATGTGAGAGAGCTTATGAAAAATCAAGAAAAATAG
- a CDS encoding PTS sugar transporter subunit IIB: MKITAVCGTGLGSSFMLEMNVKKVLKELGITAEVNHTDLASVIEGEADFFIMSRDIAGSANVSNKIVLANIINVAEIKEAMVKAFQEKGIL; this comes from the coding sequence ATGAAAATAACAGCAGTATGTGGAACAGGATTAGGAAGTAGCTTTATGCTAGAAATGAATGTGAAAAAAGTTTTAAAAGAGTTAGGAATTACAGCAGAAGTAAATCATACAGATTTAGCTTCAGTTATTGAAGGAGAAGCTGATTTCTTCATTATGTCAAGAGATATAGCTGGAAGTGCTAATGTTTCTAATAAAATAGTTTTAGCAAATATAATAAATGTAGCTGAAATAAAAGAAGCTATGGTAAAAGCTTTCCAAGAAAAAGGAATATTATAA